DNA from Ziziphus jujuba cultivar Dongzao chromosome 2, ASM3175591v1:
tttatgtaatatacTGTTAGAAAAtctgcatatacatatatattatataaattaaataatggatttttgaataatgtattttctttgaaattttggaAGAAAAGCAAGTATAACAAGACCTTCCAGGTTGCTCAATAAACCTACTCCCACTTGTACAATTTGTGGCATCCACAGAGGGTTTCATTATCAATCATGATCTCACTAGTACCACTGCTACTTTTTCTTCCCTCTTTAATAaatctataatattatattggcgTTGGTTTGTGATTAATTTATTACTTATTGTGTATTTGGACACATGCACCACTacttttcaattattaatttgttttctctcttatcctgttttttttttttttttttttcttggcacTGCGCTCAGTCGTTGAAAACACAAAGAAGTGGCTTTCTCTTTTGTCTCCatatgacttttttattttgttttgtaaaacaaATAACTCCCATATTCAAAATCTATCGGCGTTATTGAGGATCGTTGACAAACACCATATAATTGAGATtgagtaatattaataaattttataatatattgtatgcaatacacacatatacatatacaactataatatatattttatataatatgtagCCTACAGGTATGGGTTTATACAAGAGTGCCGCCTTTCCTACTCACACATTGTCCACTTAAAAACGCTTCTCTTCTTCAACTCTCTCATTATAAGCATACCTCGTGAAGTTGTCTTCTGCATATTTCTGtgtctatctatctatatctatatctatatatatgtataaactcTTCTTGATCTTACATTTCTTGAGCTACAGGTCTTCTTGAGCTTTATCTTTTAGTTCATCAAAACTTTGTTCATCTATTATCATATAGTCTTAGagcattcatttttttttttttttagcactaTACAAAGGGCCAAAAATTAGCTAAATAACCTAAAGCAAAGCTCTTTTTTCGTAAGTTTATAAAGTTTTTCTTGTCGAAATGGATGTCGTAAAAGCAAAATGGAAGAAGAATTTGATCTGCAAGGCATGGGAGAGGTGTCTTTCATTTGGAAATGGAGgctcgtcatcatcatcatcatcatcaagctCTATGATGAATTCATTGAGAAGATGCAGAACAGCACCATCAGAGAGGAAACAGAAGCGACAAGTGGCTCCGGAAGGTTGTTTTTCAGTATATGTTGGGGTGCAGAAACAGAGGTTTGTGGTTAAGACAGAGTTGGCTAACCATCCTCTCTTCAAGATGCTTTTAGAGGACGCTGAAATGGAATATGGGTTTAATAGTGAAGGTCCTATATTGCTTCCCTGTGATGTTGATTCATTCTATAAGGTACTTGCAGAGATGGAAAGCGGTGATGAAGATTTTGCAGCAAGTCCTAATTGTAGCTTAGTTCTTCTTAGCCCATGTCGTTCAAACTATAGCAGAATCAGTAATGGTTATGGAGGTTATAAGGTTCTCAATCACATTTGAGAGTTTATCAGATCATTAATTTGTTTAtggcttttgtttttctttttttctttttttttctttttcttttttttcctaaattttagcTTGTTATTAGTAATTTAGGAAAAGTGGAAAAAGAACTCTACTGCAAAAGTATATAATACATATGTAATGTAAATCTATGGGGTGTTTAGTAAAAGaagaaatattgaagaaaactaATTTTAGAGAATTAGttttttggaattcaaatttctaagaatgaatttttttggatcatttttataatgtttggttaattataaaataaaataagatttacaagtaattaaataaatttatacattaaaagtaaagaataaaattatatttaaaaaaatacataaaatcagtTTCTCAGATAATTTTAAGATAACACTTCTTTAGTATGATTCATTTTTCTTGTTAGTTTTccatattatgaaatttattttttactggGATCCATAAATTTTACCACTATCCAAACActtcattaaaattaaaaaataaaaaaaaaattatttacattaATATTGCTGAAATCTTATACAATCCTTTTGTTTCATCTTATTCTTCTTCACGGGTTTGAAACTATAGGTGCTTTAATTCAAAATCCAAAATCCTTTATAAAGACTTGGATTTTCCTGGGAAAGGTACTACAAACTTGTTGACTTTGCCCTCTGGGCTGGGTTGAGATGATGATCATGTGAACCaacatttaaaactttttttgtttggaaaacaaaatttaaaactttggaATAGgg
Protein-coding regions in this window:
- the LOC107403461 gene encoding auxin-responsive protein SAUR71, coding for MDVVKAKWKKNLICKAWERCLSFGNGGSSSSSSSSSSMMNSLRRCRTAPSERKQKRQVAPEGCFSVYVGVQKQRFVVKTELANHPLFKMLLEDAEMEYGFNSEGPILLPCDVDSFYKVLAEMESGDEDFAASPNCSLVLLSPCRSNYSRISNGYGGYKVLNHI